Below is a window of Sus scrofa isolate TJ Tabasco breed Duroc chromosome 10, Sscrofa11.1, whole genome shotgun sequence DNA.
AGCTGTGACGAGGCATTGTTCATTGCTGCCTCTCGGTTACGTTTAAAGCCTGAAATATCACGAGATCCATTCAATGATCCTTCTCTCATTCAAGGGACAAAAATGTAatttgctgtagctctgatttcttGGATGGAAATGCTAGCCTTAGATTTCAAAGGCAAGAACTAGACATCGCGGTTTGTACACACATTGATTAAGTTGAAGAGCGGCGATTACATCTGTGCGGAGTGCAACAGTAGTCCAGGGCTGACTTTTCAAATCCCAACCTCTGAGTTACAGACGCTCTTAAATAGACTTCCTTAATTTCCGGATGCACTTCTTGAAATTCCCAATTCTCTTCAAAATTCCTGGGAAATTACATGGAAGAcgagggtgggggtagggaacTATGGCTGAGATTTCATGCAAACTACCTTTTTGTATGTCTGATTCCTCggtttttaatctctctctctctctctctctctctctctctctctctctctctctctctctctcgccatACCTGCTTATGCTAGCCAGAGCAGGGGAAGCTGGAACTTTTGAATGTGAAGGAAGAAATTactgtacaatttttttcttgcaggGTCAGAAATATCCGTTTATTCTTTTAACCACACGGATGTCTCTATTTTTGGAAGAGCAAGGAAATATATAAATGCCTGGGTTGTATTTGTGCTGTAGTTGCAAACACCGAGCAGTTAAGAAGATTTTGCCGAATTTTGCAAAGCAGCCAACAAACCGCCTTGGGATCGTGGTAATGCGACTGGGAAGACCTTTGCTCTCATTTGGCAATATTTTGGATATCCTTGAAAATGACACCAAAATATGCCTTAATTTGACTAAGAAGAGGTTAAACAATATTGGTATTCatccaaagtgatttttttttttaaagcagatgcTTGGCTTTCATGGAAAAAATGGGAGTTGTGGAAGATTCATTTAAACTACCAACCAAAAGCATCCTAGACCACTGAAATAGTCTGCATCGTACATCAGcactttcttttcatctttattacGTAAAACCTCTGGAAGCACCTTGGGcggtttacattttcttttctttgctacaGAAGCAGTCCCTTCCATGGAATTCTGACCTGTGGTGAACAGGACCCTGGCAAAGGCTCTGCTGGGGACTCTAGGAAGATCCCGCCTCCGATCCAGCCTGGTTAATTGTGAAAAGTGTACACATTTCTGGCTTATCTATGCTTTGTTATGGGTCTGACGTGAAACTacctcctccccagcccaccccccagcAGAGCACCAAAATCCAGTTGAATTGTTACAGTGTTTCGGAGCTGGAGCCTTGAACTGCTTCCTTGGTCAAATAACTTTGTTTCTGTGTAAAAAGGCATTTCAggggtggaaaaaaaaggaaaatcgaGAGAAATTCAAAACGTAAGTCTGTACTGGGGTGGTTCACCGCGCGGAtttaactttggagttcccagtcAGGCTCCTTCCCCACTCCCAAAAGGGAAATACCAAGCTATTCTGCACGTTTACGCTTAAGCttcattttccaaaggaaaagggggaggggtgtATCTATTTAGGCTTGATAATGtcttaaaaatgcttttctttgagATGATAATAGCTATAGCggtaaaatgcaaataaagcaaaaaataggcAATATTCCTTTAAAGGCGaatatacaggttttttttttttttttttttttttttttttaaagcgtaCACACACTGCTTCTgatgaagtctgtgagtcaggctGTTTCTGAGCTTCGATAGTTTAATGGAAAGATTTATATACCGACTGTATTATTTACTTTGGGAGGGGAGGTGGCAGTATAAGGGTATGCTAATTAGTGGGagattttggggggaaggggtggaaTATCAATTTTTATTGCATCACCTGTCAGGAGTGTCCAATCAGCGCTGGCTTTAGGGGAATTAATTGATGAAGGTGTCTCCGGACGAGCTCACTTCACTCTGTCATTTTATTTGTAGCTAAAGCAGCGGCGGGAATAGCAgctgcatttcttttctctttctcccttcacATTCCATTATCATAGTGCTCCAATGGAGAAGGAAGGAATAGAGGGGCCCAGGTACTGATCTGCATCGGGGACTTAGACCAACACACTGGCAGATCAGAAACCGGAtggttttttccctcttttttaaaaaaacgaaaaccaaaaaaaaagcaagaatcaaGTCAGtgtaatttcatgtttttttttccccaataatttCGCCAAGAGTTTGGCACTCCCTTCGCCGGGAATAACagtctttgttattttattagcAGGATGCCTTGAGACACACGCAGCATCTGGTGGAGGATTaccatacatacatgtgtatgtatgcgtCACGTATATATTTACTGCAAATGGTGGGGATCGCTTAGTGCCCGAGATGGGAGACCTGAAGTCAGGTTTTGAAGAGGTGGATGGCGTGAGGCTCGGCTACCTCAtcattaaaggaaagcaaatgttTGCCCTCTCCCAAGTCTTCACGGATCTGCTGAAAAACATCCCGAGGACGACCGTGCACAAGCGCATGGATCATCTGAAAGTGAAAAAGCACCACTGCGATCTGGAGGAGTTGCGGAAACTCAAGGCAATCAACAGCATCGCCTTCCACGCCGCCAAATGCACGCTCATCTCCCGGGAAGACGTAGAAGCGCTCTACACCTCCTGCAAAACCGAGCGTGTCCTCAAGACCAAGCGCAGGAGGGTCGGCCGGGCCCTAGCCACAAAGGCGCCGCCGCCGgagcgcgccgccgccgccgccagcccCCGCCCGGGTTTTTGGAAGGACAAGCACCAACTTTGGCGGGGCCTGAGCGGAGCCGCGCGGCCCCTGCCAATCAGCGCGCAGTCCCCGCGCCCGGGCGCCGCCGCCGCGCGCCCTGCCGCCCATCTACCTCAGATTTTTAGCAAATACCCGGGCTCGCACTACCCGGAAATCGTGCGCTCGCCTTGCAAACCCCCTCTAAACTATGAAACTGCCCCGCTCCAGGGAAACTACGTCGCTTTCCACTCGGACCCTGCTTATTTTCGGAGCCTGCTGTGCAGCAAGCACccggccgccgctgccgccgccgccgccgccgccgctgccgccgctgctgccgccgccgccgccgccgccgcttaCTACCAGGCTTCGGCGGCCGGGCCCCAGCCCAAGGCATCGGCTGGTTCCGGAGGCCCGGTGAGCCTGACCTACCGGTGCAAGCGCAAGCGCGGGGGCGCCAAGGACTGCCTGCTCGCGCCCCACGCCGGCGCCCGccgcctgctgctgctgcccaggtCCTACAAAGCcaaggcggcggcggcggccgccggGGCCACTTGCCTGGAGAGGTTTCATCTGGTTAACAGCTTCTGCCCGCctccccaccaccatcaccaccaccaccaccaccaccaccatcaccaccaccaccatcaccggGCCCAGCAGCCGCAGCAGAATCACCACCCCCCTCATCACCACCGGCCGCAGCCCCATCTGGGCAGCTTTCCCGAGAGTTGCAGCAGCGACTCCGAGTCCAGCTCCTACTCGGACCATGCAGCCAACGACTCAGATTTTGGCTCCAGTTTGTCCAGCTCCAGTAACTCTGTGTCCtcggaggaagaggaggaggagggagaggaggaggaggaggaagaggaggaggaagaggaggaggggggcagTGGGGCCTCGGATTCCAGTGAAGTCAGCTCGGAGGAGGAGGACTCGTCCACGGAGTCGGACTCCAGCTCCGGCTCCAGCCAAGTGTCAGTGCAGAGCATCCGTTTCAGGCGCACCAGCTTCTGCAAGCCTCCCAGCGTGCAAGCGCAGGCCAACTTCTTGTACCATCTGGCCTCTGCCGCCGCTGCAACCAAACCCGCTGCTTTCGAGGATGCCGGCAGACTTCCCGACCTCAAGAGTAGTGTCAAAGCGGAGTCGCCGGAGGAGTGGAATCTGCAGAGCTGGGCCCCCAAAGCGTCTCCGGTGTACTGCCCGGCCAGCCTGGGGAGTTGTTTCACAGAGATAAGGAACGATAGGGTATCTGAAATTACATTCCCACACTCTGAAATTTCCAGTACTGTAAAGAGAACTGACCTGACAATTAACTGCCTGGCGGAGGGGGCCTCTTCACCTAGCCCAAAGACAAACAATGCATTTCCACAACAAAGAATACTCCGAGAGGCTAGGAAATGCCTACAAGCAACTCCTACTACACACTGTGCAGATAACAACACAATAGCTGCTAGGTTCTTAAGTAATGATTCTTCAGGAGCAGCAGCAAATTCAGAAAAAGATTCCAAAATCCCTCATTGTACTGAATTTGCTACGGATTTGCCCTCTTCGCCCACTGATCCCGAGGTggatgcagcagcagcagcagcaactaaAGCCGAGAATCCCTGCACTGACACAGGCGACAAGACATTGCCATTTCTGCACAATATTAAAATCAAAGTAGAAGACAGTAGTGCTAATGAAGAATATGAACCTGACCTTATTACAAATAAGCTAAAGTGTGAGTGCAATGATACAAAGGGTGAGTTTTACAGTGTGACTGAAAGTAAAGAGGAGGACGCCTTGTTAACCACAGCCAAGGAAGGTTTTGCATGCCCTGAAAAAGAAACTCCTTCCTTAAACCCACTGGCTCAGAGTCAGGGCCTTTCATGCACTTTAGGTTCTCCAAAACCTGAGGATGGGGAATATAAATTTGGTGCCAGGGTAAGAAAAAATTACCGGACACTAGTACTGGGAAAGCGACCTGTACTTCAGACACCTCCAGTCAAACCAAATCTGAAATCAGCTAGAAGTCCTCGTCCTACAGGTAAAACTGAGACACATGAAGGAACACTGGATGATTTTACAGTCATAAACAGACGAAAAAAGGTAGCCAGCAATGTAGCATCAACAGTGAAAAGGCCATTTAATTTCATGGCAAATTTTCCTTGTCCACCATCACTCATTATTGGGAAGGATGGGGATTTGTGGCCGGCGTATTCCTTAAACACCACTAAGGATTCCCAACCTCCTCACAAGGCCCATCCTATATGGAAATGGCAGCTGGGCGGTTCTGCAATACCTCTTCCACCTAGTCacaaattcaggaaatttaattCATAAAAGCATTTTGGAAGATATTTTCTTGAACCATATTACCTTCCTTTTGTTGTAAACTGCACAGGATGGTTTGTACAAGTCCATTAATGTGTTACACCCCTTTTGGAGTCCTGGTTTATCGCATTTTGAAGACAGAAAtcggattacttttttttttccattgcggggttgtttttttttttttttttttttttttttttttggagtagggtgggggcggggtgggagaaGGGTTGGTTTACATTCCACAGACTATACTTCAGGCTAAAGACTCAAGTAAAACTCAGTTATTACGGTAGAGCTGGAACATTTTACTGTTTCAATGCTAATAATGCACCCGGTACCTCAATTCAACTGCTACAAATAAATGTCAAAAGGttgaataataaatattacaaTGAGCCATTAAGTTTATGCACTAGATTTCAGACCTGAAAGTGTAACTGTTAATTCAGTGAAAGTTTGTTAGGTTACATGGTTACACAGTGAGGCAGCAAGAAGTTTCTGTGAGCCCAAAGTGTTCTTTTCTGGAGCTCTTGTTTGTGgggtatccttttctttttctccccccattTCCTCTCCAAGAATAgttgcacttatttttttttacttttttttttttttttttttttttgagtggaaaGACTGGGGAGTCTTGATTGAATGCTGGTAAAAGCTGCCTCATATATACTGAGTAAAGTAAATATgatagtgtcttttttttatatataaagggTGTGATTTTACTTTACAGCCACTCCTTGCAATTGGAAAAGTCCTTTTTGTGTTCTCACTCAAAGGTTTTAAATTAGGTGACTCTTACTATTGTCCTGCTTACCTTGTGGTCTGAACAAGACTCCTCAAACTtgcaaaacaattaaaatatttctcttactGGCAGGATATTTTATGATCTGACTCTTCATAGTGACAAAGCAGTAAATAtgaccaagaaaaggaaaatgggtCAGAATTGTAAGAATACCCCGAATGAAAAATAACAGTTATTTCAGGGCTTTTTGGTACCAGAACTCAGGCACTTGGATTTTTATTACCTTTTACTTTCTCTGCATCTCTCTGAACTTCTGTTTTCAGACCATCCTGTGTATAGAGCAGGAGAGTTTCTACTGCAAGTGACAATCAGAGGTGACTATCTATATTTGCACTTAAAATCAAAGTAGTTCAACATGCAAATGGTTAGGGTCTAGCCCTTGGTAAGGGCCATGCTGGTGTACTATGTTGTGATGATGGAAGCAGTAAATCAAAATTATGGAAATTTGCACTGTTGAAAAGCATGCTTTagctttattttcaattaaaaacactGTTTAAAATTCCTGGTTCCATACATTTCTACTTATTACAGACTGAAGAACAGTTAACAGGAATGAATGGTTTTGTTGACATTTTCACGTGTAATGTTTTTGCCTGAAAGAAATGCATTTATTTGGTGTAGTGTTTTGTTGTAATACCATGTGATGAGGCCAGTCAGGTTCTGTGCAAAACACTGGTGGATTTCTTcctaaataacaacaaaactttACAAACTTGTTACAGATCAAGTGCAGAAAGTTTCAGTTTAAAGACAGTGAAGCAGAAATCAACTGCTGTTTTGCTGAAAGTTAAATCCAGTAATTTTTGGTCCACCTCCCCTAGCCTGACAAAGCATATTCTCAGATCTTTGCCATCTTAAACCTAAGAAGTTTCATCTATAGATCAtaaatcacaaaacaaaacatcaatgCAGTGTTTACTCTGTGAATTTAAGTCACTATTTCTCATggaaattcagtctttttttttttttttttcttaaccttttaATTCCTAGTCCctttgaaaatttccttttgtCTATAAATGTTTCAGATAAATGTGGATGGCCTCAGCCCTAATTGCTGTATATGCTCTGTGGTTTTACTCTTATTGTAAAGGACAGAGGCTGAGAGTACCTGCATCCAAAAACATTTGGATGGAGTAAACAGATGCTTTGAactgcctcccttcctctccttcttgaATGTTGCCAGATGTAGGTTCACTGGATCCTTTTTTATTGGGATGATAGATATGGTCAAAGCAAAAATTGGGGGATTTATCCTTGAATTCATGTTTGTACATAATTCCAAAGACCAGTACTAGTTACATTTAAAGCCCCAGAAAGCTGAACCATTGGTTTCTCAGTCAGTTCTTTCCTCTTTGGAAGGCAACACAGAATTTGGGTGCAGTGAGTTGTCTTGCAAAATCAATCTGTAAAAAGTGTGACATACACACACTGGAAGTCTGTAATTTCTGCTCTTTAATTACTGCTAAGTCAAGAAAGTTCAAAGTATGATGACTACTACATTTAGACTagtatttttcttgttgattaTGGAATTATTGTGCCTAAATTATAAATTGAGAATATATTTGAAGCCTGCAGATCTTGGGTGTGGGAGGACTGTGAGATGGAATAAgcacaatttaaaacaaatataccCTATGGAATTTCTGACATAAAATATCGGCCTACAGCTTTGACACTTGGTCTCCAGCCCTCAGAGAATCAATAGTTTCAGTTTATAGGGACTGGAGAATGAGCAGCATGGAGGCCGAGGCATTCCTGAGTGAtaccatcaaaaggaaagaaattaaatagtCAACACAAATTTCACCCCATAGTACTACTATACTCCAGCCAACCACAGCAAAACCTGAGTTGGGGCTTCTGTTAGGAAAGGGGAACCAAATAGTTCAGTAACTTGTAAATACAAgatattctttcaatttctggGAGCCCCTTAGCTGTTTTCCCTATCTGCAGTATTCTCAGTACAGTTTTCTTCATTTGGGTTGGTTTATGATGAATGACAATATCTAGATTTTCTAAGATGCTATAAAGCTCCCATTTCTTCAAAAAGCTAAGCCTTATTGACAGAAAAAGTTACCTCCATTGAttgcatttttacatttaaatgttttcaggtgataagaattttttttaaaaaggttccaGGGTCACTGATTCCTGTGTCTAAAGCTCAACATTTACTGACATGAGAAAAATGCAGGAAAGGGCtcttttctctttgagaaaaCAAGTTATTTTCCGTCTCCTGTAAAAGTAGTTTTTTGATAAGACTGTGAAATGAagagttaattattttttaaagcgaTGTATGTACTCTGTCTTCCACAGTCAGGTTATCTGCCTTTTTAGAAAATGCAGCTTGCTCTTTTTCaactatttactttttaaagtgggTATTCTTTTGTACTGGCTTACTTGATTACAGTGGAGTAATCTCAATAAtggttgtttattttaaaatcaacaacaaggagCCACCACTAAACAGCAATAACATAAACTAGATGGGCTGGTGTGTGGATTTTTATCTTATCCATGTCTGGGTGACTTTCAATGGTCTAGAAATTCCTCAAAGTTCCAGTCACAAGATTTGGAAGTTTCTGCTGATAGTTTTGTTTGCATGCAGGAAGAGATGTAGACTAATTcctcaaaagcattttttttctttcaaagaaaacaaaaatcctctatggtttaaaaaaaaaaatcaatcattaaaaataaataaataaagcattagcatctacaaaagacagaaaatgtgaGTTTTGCTTCACCTTGAAAATAACTTCCTgcagaaaagaatgtgaaaaagggagttcccagagccaaactgggggggggggtatttaaagcctcctcccccgccccctgcaaTCAACT
It encodes the following:
- the SKIDA1 gene encoding SKI/DACH domain-containing protein 1, which produces MGDLKSGFEEVDGVRLGYLIIKGKQMFALSQVFTDLLKNIPRTTVHKRMDHLKVKKHHCDLEELRKLKAINSIAFHAAKCTLISREDVEALYTSCKTERVLKTKRRRVGRALATKAPPPERAAAAASPRPGFWKDKHQLWRGLSGAARPLPISAQSPRPGAAAARPAAHLPQIFSKYPGSHYPEIVRSPCKPPLNYETAPLQGNYVAFHSDPAYFRSLLCSKHPAAAAAAAAAAAAAAAAAAAAAAAYYQASAAGPQPKASAGSGGPVSLTYRCKRKRGGAKDCLLAPHAGARRLLLLPRSYKAKAAAAAAGATCLERFHLVNSFCPPPHHHHHHHHHHHHHHHHHHRAQQPQQNHHPPHHHRPQPHLGSFPESCSSDSESSSYSDHAANDSDFGSSLSSSSNSVSSEEEEEEGEEEEEEEEEEEEEGGSGASDSSEVSSEEEDSSTESDSSSGSSQVSVQSIRFRRTSFCKPPSVQAQANFLYHLASAAAATKPAAFEDAGRLPDLKSSVKAESPEEWNLQSWAPKASPVYCPASLGSCFTEIRNDRVSEITFPHSEISSTVKRTDLTINCLAEGASSPSPKTNNAFPQQRILREARKCLQATPTTHCADNNTIAARFLSNDSSGAAANSEKDSKIPHCTEFATDLPSSPTDPEVDAAAAAATKAENPCTDTGDKTLPFLHNIKIKVEDSSANEEYEPDLITNKLKCECNDTKGEFYSVTESKEEDALLTTAKEGFACPEKETPSLNPLAQSQGLSCTLGSPKPEDGEYKFGARVRKNYRTLVLGKRPVLQTPPVKPNLKSARSPRPTGKTETHEGTLDDFTVINRRKKVASNVASTVKRPFNFMANFPCPPSLIIGKDGDLWPAYSLNTTKDSQPPHKAHPIWKWQLGGSAIPLPPSHKFRKFNS